In a single window of the Acidobacteriota bacterium genome:
- a CDS encoding UbiD family decarboxylase yields MSYPNLRTFVDNLRRQGDLAVVEAPVDARLEVPEIHRRVIAAGGPALLFTNVRGADFPLVTNLFGTAGRAEQAFGERPLRLIKRLVELAETLLPPTAGKLWGARDVAREALRVGLRNRRRAPVLEVVSREPRLDRLPVLTTWAEDGGPFVTLPLVYTEHPDGKGHNLGMYRLHVHDRTTTGMHWQIGKGGGFHHGLAEERGEALPVTVFLGGPPALILSAIAPLPENVPELMLASLIAGHRLPRTAGPLASHPHPLIAEAEFALIGKVPPKIRRPEGPFGDHYGYYSLRHDYPVFELEAIAHRKDALYPATVVGKPRQEDFFIGDLLQELLAPLFPLVMPAVQDLWSYGETGYHSLAAAVVKDRYPREAMASAFRILGEGQLSLTKFLIAIDRPLDLQDFRAVLTHLLERTRPETDLYVFSHLSMDTLDYNGPQVNRGSKGVWLGIGEPCRELPREFSPPVEPPPEVSGVEVFCPGCLVVGGPAFGDDPAAAERLAAHPAFADWQLLVLTDEPQRAAASAVNFLWTTFTRFEPGADIYARDIRRVRNHLAFEAPVLIDARLKPDFPDELFCDAATAATVEERWREYFPEGGVEMGDSDRAHLD; encoded by the coding sequence GTGTCGTATCCCAACCTGCGCACCTTCGTCGACAACCTGCGCCGCCAGGGCGACCTGGCGGTGGTCGAAGCGCCGGTCGACGCCCGCCTCGAGGTTCCGGAGATCCACCGCCGGGTGATCGCCGCCGGTGGCCCGGCCCTGCTGTTCACCAACGTTCGCGGTGCCGACTTCCCCTTGGTCACCAACCTCTTCGGAACCGCCGGACGAGCCGAGCAAGCCTTCGGCGAGCGCCCCCTCCGCCTCATCAAACGTCTCGTCGAGCTCGCCGAGACCCTGCTGCCGCCGACCGCCGGCAAGCTGTGGGGGGCCCGCGACGTCGCCCGCGAGGCGCTGCGGGTCGGCCTGCGCAATCGGCGCCGGGCGCCGGTCCTCGAGGTGGTGAGCCGCGAGCCGCGCCTCGACCGCCTGCCGGTGCTGACCACCTGGGCCGAAGACGGCGGTCCCTTCGTCACCCTGCCGCTGGTCTACACCGAGCACCCGGACGGCAAGGGGCACAACCTCGGCATGTACCGGCTGCACGTTCACGACCGCACGACCACCGGCATGCACTGGCAGATCGGCAAGGGCGGTGGCTTCCATCATGGCCTCGCCGAGGAGCGCGGCGAAGCGCTGCCGGTGACCGTCTTCCTCGGCGGTCCGCCGGCCCTCATCCTGTCGGCCATCGCGCCGCTGCCGGAGAACGTTCCCGAGCTGATGCTGGCCTCGCTGATCGCCGGCCACCGCCTTCCGCGCACCGCCGGCCCACTGGCGAGCCATCCCCATCCGTTGATCGCCGAAGCCGAGTTCGCCCTCATCGGCAAGGTGCCGCCGAAGATCCGGCGTCCAGAAGGCCCCTTCGGCGACCACTACGGCTACTACTCCCTGCGCCACGACTACCCGGTCTTCGAGCTCGAGGCCATCGCCCATCGCAAGGACGCCCTCTACCCGGCCACGGTGGTGGGCAAACCGCGCCAGGAAGACTTCTTCATCGGCGACCTGCTGCAGGAGCTGCTGGCACCGCTCTTTCCGCTGGTCATGCCGGCGGTGCAGGATCTCTGGTCCTACGGCGAAACCGGCTACCACTCGCTGGCGGCCGCCGTGGTCAAGGATCGCTACCCCCGCGAAGCGATGGCGAGCGCCTTCCGCATCCTCGGCGAAGGTCAGCTCTCGCTCACCAAGTTCCTCATCGCCATCGACCGGCCCCTCGACCTGCAGGATTTCCGAGCCGTCCTGACCCATCTCCTCGAGCGCACCCGTCCGGAGACCGACCTCTACGTCTTCTCGCATCTGTCGATGGACACCCTCGACTACAACGGCCCCCAGGTCAACCGCGGCTCGAAAGGGGTCTGGCTGGGCATCGGTGAGCCGTGCCGCGAGCTACCGCGGGAGTTCTCACCCCCGGTGGAGCCGCCGCCGGAGGTGTCCGGAGTCGAAGTCTTCTGCCCCGGCTGCCTGGTGGTCGGAGGGCCCGCCTTCGGCGACGATCCGGCGGCCGCCGAGCGCCTCGCCGCCCATCCCGCCTTCGCCGACTGGCAGCTGCTGGTGCTCACCGACGAGCCCCAGCGGGCCGCCGCCAGCGCGGTCAACTTCCTGTGGACGACCTTCACCCGCTTCGAGCCCGGGGCCGACATCTACGCCCGCGACATTCGCCGGGTGCGCAATCACCTCGCCTTCGAAGCCCCGGTGCTGATCGACGCCCGTCTCAAGCCGGACTTCCCGGACGAGCTGTTCTGCGATGCGGCCACCGCCGCGACGGTCGAGGAACGCTGGCGCGAGTACTTCCCCGAAGGCGGCGTCGAGATGGGCGATTCGGACCGCGCCCATCTCGATTGA
- a CDS encoding cysteine synthase family protein, which produces MEIYDDILQTLGNTPLVRLSRFAPGGATLAAKIESFNPGSSVKDRIGQALIEAGEKQGLLKPGGTIVEPTSGNTGLGLAMAANLKGYRMVCTAADKIPQEKVTLLQAFGVEVILCPTNVEANDPRSYYKVAERIRDEEGAYLPYQYHNQANPEAHYQTTGPEIWRQTEGRITHWVAGVGTGGTISGTARFLKEQNPDIRVVGVDTVGSIYAYYHEHGEMPPEDQIHQYLIDGIGEDFLPGSCWMDTIDEIITVDDGAAYRAVLELAKKESIFTGSSGGAAAVAARQVAETAGPEAVIVTLFPDSGERYLSKLNQDWMRAQGLEA; this is translated from the coding sequence ATGGAAATCTACGACGATATTCTGCAAACTCTCGGCAACACTCCTCTGGTTCGATTGAGCCGCTTCGCCCCCGGCGGGGCCACCCTGGCGGCCAAGATCGAGAGTTTCAATCCGGGCTCCAGCGTCAAGGACCGCATCGGCCAGGCACTGATCGAGGCCGGCGAGAAGCAGGGTCTCCTGAAGCCGGGAGGGACCATCGTCGAGCCGACTTCCGGCAACACCGGTCTGGGCTTGGCGATGGCCGCCAACCTCAAGGGCTACCGCATGGTGTGCACCGCCGCCGACAAGATTCCGCAGGAAAAGGTCACCCTGCTCCAGGCCTTCGGCGTCGAGGTCATCCTGTGCCCGACCAACGTCGAAGCCAACGACCCGCGCTCGTACTACAAGGTCGCCGAGCGCATCCGCGATGAAGAGGGCGCCTATCTGCCGTACCAGTACCACAACCAGGCCAACCCGGAGGCCCACTATCAGACCACCGGGCCGGAGATCTGGCGGCAGACCGAAGGACGCATCACCCACTGGGTGGCGGGGGTCGGCACCGGCGGCACGATCAGCGGCACGGCACGTTTCCTCAAGGAGCAGAACCCGGACATCCGGGTGGTCGGCGTCGACACCGTCGGGTCGATCTATGCCTACTACCACGAGCACGGCGAAATGCCCCCGGAAGACCAGATCCACCAGTACCTGATCGACGGTATCGGCGAGGACTTCCTGCCCGGGAGCTGTTGGATGGACACCATCGACGAGATCATCACCGTCGACGACGGCGCCGCCTATCGGGCGGTCCTCGAGCTGGCGAAGAAAGAGAGCATCTTCACCGGCTCCTCCGGTGGTGCCGCGGCGGTGGCGGCGCGGCAAGTCGCCGAGACGGCCGGCCCGGAGGCGGTGATCGTCACCCTCTTCCCGGACTCCGGGGAGCGCTATCTGTCGAAGCTCAACCAGGACTGGATGAGGGCCCAAGGCCTGGAGGCCTGA
- a CDS encoding ClpXP protease specificity-enhancing factor SspB, producing the protein MADGNLDYPALVQEALRDVVRLALEQVVEDGLPGDHHLYIAFRTTDPGVQIPSSLLALHPEELTIVLQHQYWDLEVSREEFSVVLSFSGRRQRIVVPFSAMTSFADPEGPFGLKFEAPTSEPDPDPEEEPVPEHGEIEESDKVVSLDRFRKRR; encoded by the coding sequence ATGGCCGACGGCAACCTGGACTATCCGGCACTGGTGCAAGAAGCGCTGAGGGATGTGGTGCGCCTGGCGCTGGAACAGGTCGTCGAGGATGGTCTGCCGGGCGATCATCATCTCTACATCGCCTTTCGCACCACCGACCCCGGGGTGCAGATCCCGTCCTCCCTGCTCGCTCTCCACCCGGAAGAGCTCACCATCGTCCTGCAGCACCAGTACTGGGACCTCGAGGTCAGCCGCGAGGAGTTTTCCGTCGTTCTCTCCTTCAGCGGTCGGCGTCAGCGCATCGTGGTGCCGTTCTCGGCGATGACCTCCTTCGCCGATCCCGAGGGGCCCTTCGGTCTCAAGTTCGAGGCACCGACCTCGGAGCCCGATCCGGATCCGGAAGAGGAGCCGGTACCGGAGCATGGCGAGATCGAGGAGTCCGACAAGGTGGTTTCGCTGGACCGCTTCCGCAAGCGGCGCTAG
- a CDS encoding MFS transporter gives MGESSPPGLGAFLRIWLGQSISLFGSGLTAFAVGVWTFETTGSVTLFSLIAVAASLPPIFLSPFAGALLDRHDRRWLMILSDAGAALATGALVLLIWSGALQIWHLFVIAGLSAAFGTFQHPAFSAVTTLLVPREHLGRAAGLVQMGQAGAQILAPLVAGFLLIKIQLAGVIAVDLATFLLAVILLLTVRIPRPEVSVEGAGARSSLWREAAFGWHYIRRRGGLLRLLAYFAGLNFLVPLGMLLAVPLVLSFRTAAELGTVQAIGGIGFLVGSIFMAGWGGPKKKILGILGLAPLISVGLVVTGATASVPWIACGLFLVFFTFPILNGCSQAIWQTKVEPDVQGRVFAIRSLVAQGTAPLGFLLAGPLSDRVFGPLLAEGGPLADTFVGQVIGVGAGRGVGLLMVTMGGVFLVLTLLAFASGSLRRLEDELPDAVLPQAAAQEPSPTDSPEAEPQVG, from the coding sequence ATGGGGGAATCCTCGCCGCCCGGACTCGGGGCGTTTCTTCGTATCTGGTTGGGACAGTCGATCTCGCTGTTCGGCTCCGGCCTCACCGCCTTCGCGGTCGGGGTCTGGACCTTCGAAACCACCGGCTCGGTGACGCTCTTCTCGCTCATCGCAGTGGCCGCCTCTCTGCCGCCGATCTTTCTCTCGCCCTTTGCCGGCGCGCTCCTCGACCGCCACGACCGCCGCTGGCTGATGATCCTGAGCGACGCCGGTGCGGCGCTGGCGACGGGGGCGTTGGTGCTGTTGATCTGGAGCGGAGCCCTCCAGATCTGGCACCTGTTCGTGATCGCCGGCCTGAGCGCCGCCTTCGGGACTTTCCAGCATCCGGCCTTCTCCGCCGTGACCACCCTCTTGGTGCCGCGGGAGCACCTCGGGCGTGCCGCCGGTCTGGTTCAGATGGGGCAGGCCGGAGCCCAGATCCTGGCCCCGCTGGTCGCCGGCTTCCTGCTGATCAAGATCCAGCTCGCCGGTGTCATCGCCGTCGACTTGGCGACCTTCCTGCTGGCGGTGATTCTGTTGCTGACGGTGCGCATTCCACGACCGGAGGTCTCCGTTGAGGGCGCCGGAGCGCGTAGCTCGCTGTGGCGCGAAGCGGCGTTCGGCTGGCACTACATCCGTCGACGCGGTGGCCTGTTGAGGCTGCTGGCCTATTTCGCCGGGCTCAATTTTCTGGTCCCCCTCGGCATGCTGCTGGCGGTGCCGTTGGTGCTCTCCTTCCGCACTGCCGCCGAGCTCGGCACGGTGCAGGCCATCGGCGGAATCGGCTTTCTGGTTGGCAGCATCTTCATGGCCGGCTGGGGAGGTCCCAAGAAGAAGATCCTGGGAATCCTGGGTCTGGCGCCGCTGATCAGCGTCGGGTTGGTGGTGACCGGAGCCACCGCCTCGGTACCGTGGATCGCCTGCGGGCTGTTCTTGGTCTTCTTCACCTTCCCGATCCTCAACGGCTGTAGTCAGGCGATCTGGCAGACCAAGGTGGAACCGGACGTTCAGGGGCGGGTCTTCGCCATCCGTTCGCTGGTGGCGCAGGGCACTGCGCCCCTCGGCTTTCTGCTGGCGGGTCCCCTTTCCGACCGGGTATTCGGCCCATTGCTGGCCGAAGGGGGCCCACTCGCCGACACCTTCGTGGGGCAGGTGATCGGAGTGGGCGCGGGACGGGGCGTCGGGCTCCTGATGGTGACCATGGGGGGAGTCTTCCTGGTTCTCACCTTGTTGGCATTCGCTTCGGGTTCGTTGCGGCGACTCGAGGACGAGCTGCCAGACGCGGTGTTGCCCCAAGCAGCGGCCCAGGAACCGTCGCCGACGGATTCGCCGGAAGCCGAGCCACAGGTGGGCTGA
- a CDS encoding GNAT family N-acetyltransferase has protein sequence MDLTVCSLAERPDLRRKVEALQRRAWPLFMWLGHDEAAERYWSAIFETFAAYQICFLVGGKVIAASHSLPYGWDGSIEGLPAGWDDSLVRGFDHHRAGRAPNTLGVLSMVLSSKHQGQGLSGRMVQEFVHLARRQALDTCIVPVRPTLKHQHLEMAIEDYVAWRRDDGLPWDPWLRVHARLGAETLAIAHASMTYTGTLREWESWTRLKFPESGSYPITGGLVPLEVDRDHDRGTYVEPNVWVRHRVAS, from the coding sequence ATGGACCTCACCGTTTGCTCTTTGGCCGAGCGACCGGACCTGCGGCGCAAAGTCGAAGCCCTGCAGCGCAGGGCCTGGCCGCTCTTCATGTGGCTGGGCCACGATGAAGCGGCGGAGCGCTACTGGTCGGCGATCTTCGAGACCTTCGCGGCGTACCAGATCTGCTTCTTGGTCGGTGGCAAGGTGATCGCCGCTTCCCACAGCTTGCCTTACGGGTGGGACGGCAGCATCGAAGGCTTGCCCGCCGGCTGGGACGACTCCCTGGTGCGCGGCTTCGACCATCACCGCGCCGGGCGCGCGCCGAACACCCTCGGGGTGCTGTCGATGGTGCTGTCTTCCAAGCATCAAGGGCAGGGCCTGAGTGGCCGCATGGTCCAGGAGTTCGTTCATCTCGCCCGGCGTCAGGCCCTCGACACCTGCATCGTGCCGGTGCGGCCGACTTTGAAGCACCAGCACCTCGAGATGGCGATCGAAGACTACGTCGCTTGGCGCCGCGACGATGGTCTGCCCTGGGACCCCTGGCTGCGCGTCCACGCCCGCCTCGGGGCCGAGACCTTGGCCATCGCCCATGCCTCGATGACCTACACCGGAACTCTTCGGGAGTGGGAATCGTGGACTCGCCTGAAATTTCCCGAGAGCGGTTCCTATCCCATCACCGGGGGATTGGTTCCCCTCGAGGTCGACCGCGACCACGACCGTGGGACCTACGTCGAGCCCAACGTCTGGGTTCGCCACCGGGTGGCTTCCTGA